One Sulfuriferula thiophila DNA window includes the following coding sequences:
- a CDS encoding efflux RND transporter periplasmic adaptor subunit: MNFVKNCAVGLAGMAVLITSLPAAAVDVALTTPVSGVVKSVLVKQGQSVKKGQVLVTLDDAVYQARVMEAEGGVERLKADEQEAGRDLKRAKELYDRAVSSTTEYEQAQVRYSHANGLYKEAQARLLIARKHLEYATLRAPFDGTVSKRLAEPGMVVSADLQPATLIILNK; this comes from the coding sequence ATGAATTTTGTTAAAAATTGCGCTGTTGGGCTTGCCGGTATGGCTGTACTGATTACCAGTCTGCCTGCTGCCGCCGTGGATGTGGCACTGACCACGCCGGTGTCCGGTGTGGTTAAATCCGTGCTGGTTAAACAGGGACAAAGTGTAAAAAAAGGTCAGGTTCTGGTCACGCTGGATGATGCTGTTTACCAGGCGCGGGTGATGGAAGCCGAAGGCGGCGTAGAACGGCTTAAAGCCGATGAGCAGGAGGCTGGGCGCGACCTCAAACGTGCCAAGGAGCTCTATGACCGTGCGGTCAGTTCTACGACGGAATATGAGCAGGCACAGGTGCGTTATTCTCACGCCAACGGCCTGTATAAGGAAGCACAAGCCCGCTTGCTGATTGCCCGCAAGCATCTGGAATATGCAACCTTGCGTGCGCCATTCGATGGTACGGTCAGTAAGCGTCTGGCGGAACCCGGTATGGTGGTATCAGCGGATTTACAGCCTGCTACCCTGATTATTTTAAATAAGTAA
- the mgtA gene encoding magnesium-translocating P-type ATPase, whose product MSPFKKFLVRLTRPRAMSRHFRRLSILETIIGTGVSKDVPPSLAHTLSTAARTDIETLLRELDTHPDGLTDNQADRVRERVGVNEIEHEKPPSGWLHLWHSYRNPFNLLLSLLALVSYLTHDMKATIVITSMVLLSTLLRFWQESKSNKAADQLKAMVSNTATVLRRDLAADAAADAQRYFNIKLHPKPASRVELAIKYLVPGDIIILSAGDMIPADLRVLSAKDLFLSQAAMTGESLPVEKFAHPGNPQITNPLDLNNILFMGTNVVSGSATAVVVATGSHTYFGALAQRVTATDRAPTAFQAGVNKVSWLLIRFMLVMVPLVLLINGFTKGDWVEAFLFAMSVAVGLTPEMLPMVVTSTLAKGAVVLSRKKVIVKRLDAIQNFGAMNVLCTDKTGTLTQDKIFLARHTDVFGEISDKVLGYAYLNSYYQTGLKNLLDVAVLEHAEVHRELNVVQHYRKVDEIPFDFQRRRMSVVVSERDDHHELICKGAVEEILSICNRVQHGSQVEALTPELLAQVNALTAALNAEGLRVVAVAMKETPPTKEVYSVADEIDMILVGYIAFLDPPKESTAPAISALQAHGITVKILTGDNELVTAKICHEVGLPMSGVVLGSDIEALDDKQMALLVEQHNVFAKLSPAHKERIVRLLRANGNVVGFMGDGINDAPALRAADIGISVDTAVDIAKEAADIILLEKSLMVLEEGVIEGRKTFVNMLKYIKMTASSNFGNVFSVLVASAFLPFLPMLPLHLLVQNLLYDVSQVAIPFDNVDEELLKQPQHWKPSDISRFMIYFGPISSIFDITTYAFMWFVFQANTPASQTLFQSGWFVEGLLSQTLIVHMIRTRKIPFLQSRPAGLLIFMTLCVMLFGTFIVMGPFAHYFKLQALPLTYFPFLLLVLIGYAALTQLMKGYYARRFGWQ is encoded by the coding sequence ATGAGTCCATTTAAAAAATTTCTGGTGCGATTGACGCGACCACGCGCCATGAGCCGGCATTTCCGCCGCTTATCGATACTGGAAACCATCATTGGTACTGGTGTAAGCAAGGATGTGCCACCCTCTCTGGCACACACCCTGTCCACAGCAGCACGCACCGACATTGAAACGTTATTACGCGAGCTGGACACGCATCCGGATGGCCTGACTGATAACCAGGCCGACAGGGTACGCGAGCGTGTCGGCGTCAATGAGATCGAGCACGAAAAACCGCCATCCGGCTGGCTTCACCTGTGGCACAGCTACCGCAACCCATTTAACCTGCTGCTCTCATTACTGGCGCTGGTGTCCTATCTGACGCACGACATGAAAGCCACCATCGTCATTACCAGCATGGTGCTGCTTTCTACCCTGCTGCGCTTCTGGCAGGAATCCAAATCCAACAAGGCCGCAGATCAGCTCAAGGCCATGGTCAGCAACACGGCAACGGTATTACGGCGTGACCTTGCCGCCGATGCCGCAGCAGATGCACAGCGCTACTTCAATATAAAACTGCATCCCAAACCCGCCAGCCGGGTGGAGCTGGCCATCAAGTATCTAGTACCCGGTGACATCATCATACTGTCAGCCGGTGACATGATCCCTGCCGACTTACGTGTACTCAGTGCCAAAGATCTGTTTCTCAGCCAGGCAGCCATGACCGGGGAATCGCTGCCGGTAGAGAAATTTGCTCACCCTGGTAATCCGCAGATCACTAACCCGCTGGACCTGAACAACATCCTGTTCATGGGCACCAACGTGGTCAGCGGTTCAGCCACCGCAGTGGTAGTCGCTACCGGCAGCCACACCTATTTCGGCGCGCTGGCACAACGCGTCACCGCGACTGACCGCGCCCCGACTGCGTTTCAGGCAGGTGTCAACAAAGTCAGCTGGCTACTGATCCGCTTCATGCTGGTCATGGTACCGCTGGTGCTGCTGATCAACGGTTTTACCAAAGGTGACTGGGTTGAGGCGTTCCTGTTTGCGATGTCGGTTGCCGTCGGCCTGACTCCGGAAATGCTGCCGATGGTCGTCACCTCGACGCTGGCAAAAGGCGCAGTGGTGCTGTCCCGCAAGAAGGTGATCGTTAAACGCCTGGATGCCATTCAGAACTTTGGCGCAATGAATGTGCTGTGTACTGACAAAACCGGCACGCTGACTCAGGACAAGATTTTCCTGGCGCGCCATACCGATGTGTTTGGCGAAATATCGGATAAAGTGCTGGGTTATGCCTATCTCAACAGCTATTACCAGACCGGTCTGAAAAATTTGCTCGATGTGGCAGTGCTTGAACATGCCGAGGTGCACCGCGAGCTGAATGTCGTGCAACACTATCGCAAAGTGGATGAAATCCCGTTCGACTTTCAGCGGCGGCGCATGTCGGTCGTCGTATCAGAACGCGATGACCACCATGAGCTGATCTGCAAAGGCGCGGTTGAAGAAATACTGAGCATATGCAACCGTGTCCAGCATGGCTCGCAAGTGGAGGCACTCACGCCGGAATTGCTGGCACAGGTTAATGCCTTGACCGCGGCGCTGAATGCCGAAGGCTTGCGCGTGGTTGCCGTGGCCATGAAAGAAACGCCACCGACCAAGGAGGTTTACAGCGTCGCCGACGAAATCGACATGATACTGGTCGGCTACATCGCCTTTCTTGATCCGCCCAAAGAATCCACTGCGCCGGCCATTAGCGCCCTGCAGGCCCACGGCATCACCGTCAAGATACTTACCGGCGACAACGAACTGGTGACTGCCAAAATCTGCCATGAAGTGGGACTGCCGATGAGCGGCGTCGTGCTCGGCTCAGACATCGAGGCGCTGGATGACAAGCAAATGGCGCTACTGGTTGAACAGCACAATGTCTTCGCCAAGCTCTCCCCTGCACACAAGGAGCGCATCGTGCGCCTGCTCAGAGCGAATGGTAATGTCGTGGGATTCATGGGCGACGGCATCAATGACGCGCCGGCGCTGCGTGCCGCCGACATTGGCATTTCGGTGGATACCGCAGTGGATATCGCCAAGGAAGCCGCCGACATCATCCTGCTGGAAAAGAGCCTGATGGTGCTGGAGGAAGGCGTTATCGAGGGCCGCAAGACCTTCGTCAACATGCTCAAATACATCAAGATGACTGCCAGCTCCAACTTCGGCAATGTGTTTTCAGTACTGGTGGCCAGCGCTTTTCTGCCATTCCTGCCCATGCTGCCGCTGCACCTGCTGGTGCAGAATCTGCTCTACGACGTGTCGCAAGTTGCCATTCCATTCGACAACGTGGATGAAGAACTGCTGAAGCAACCGCAACACTGGAAACCCAGCGACATCAGCCGCTTCATGATCTATTTCGGCCCGATCAGCTCTATTTTCGACATCACCACCTACGCCTTCATGTGGTTCGTATTCCAGGCCAACACGCCAGCCAGCCAGACCCTGTTCCAGTCCGGCTGGTTTGTGGAAGGCCTGCTCTCCCAAACATTGATCGTACACATGATACGCACCCGCAAGATCCCCTTCCTGCAGAGCCGCCCAGCCGGTTTACTGATTTTCATGACACTCTGCGTAATGCTGTTCGGTACCTTTATCGTCATGGGACCATTTGCGCATTACTTCAAATTGCAGGCATTACCACTGACGTACTTCCCGTTTTTACTGCTGGTATTGATCGGTTATGCGGCGTTGACGCAACTGATGAAAGGCTATTATGCGCGACGCTTTGGCTGGCAATAG
- the selD gene encoding selenide, water dikinase SelD, which translates to MNKIKLTQFSHGGGCGCKIAPSVLSEILAKMPSRLINKNLLVGTETSDDAAVYRLNDTQAIIATTDFFMPIVDDPYEFGRIAATNAISDIYAMGGYPIFALAVVGMPIDKLPVEVIQGILAGGESVCAEVGIPIAGGHSIDSPEPIYGLVALGLVHPDKVKRNNKAHAGDVLILGKGLGIGIMSAALKKGELSDTGYQQMVASTTQLNTPGATLVDNADVHGMTDVTGFALLGHLLEICRGSHLAAEVDFAALPVLPVALELAKQGYAPGAAARNWNSYGHDVVLPEGMADWQKNLLCDPQTSGGLLVTCAPDAVDGVLAVFKQQGFDYACVIGKLADGEAKVTVR; encoded by the coding sequence ATGAACAAAATTAAACTGACACAATTTTCTCACGGCGGTGGTTGCGGCTGCAAAATTGCGCCATCCGTGCTGAGTGAGATTTTGGCTAAAATGCCTAGCCGACTGATCAATAAAAACCTGCTGGTGGGAACGGAAACCAGTGATGATGCTGCAGTATATCGCTTGAACGACACCCAGGCCATTATTGCGACTACCGATTTCTTTATGCCTATCGTCGATGATCCGTATGAATTCGGGCGCATCGCCGCAACTAACGCCATTTCAGATATCTATGCGATGGGCGGATACCCTATTTTTGCGCTGGCAGTCGTGGGGATGCCTATCGATAAGCTGCCGGTAGAAGTGATCCAGGGCATACTCGCCGGCGGTGAGTCCGTTTGTGCCGAAGTCGGGATTCCGATTGCCGGCGGGCATTCCATTGATTCACCTGAGCCTATATACGGGCTGGTGGCGCTGGGCCTGGTGCATCCGGATAAAGTGAAACGTAATAACAAGGCGCATGCCGGTGATGTACTGATACTTGGCAAGGGTCTGGGTATCGGCATCATGAGCGCGGCGTTGAAGAAGGGTGAGCTGTCCGATACCGGTTATCAGCAAATGGTGGCGAGCACCACCCAGCTCAACACACCGGGTGCGACGCTGGTGGACAATGCCGATGTGCATGGCATGACCGATGTGACTGGATTCGCGTTGCTGGGGCATTTGCTGGAAATATGTCGGGGCTCGCATTTGGCGGCTGAAGTTGACTTTGCTGCGTTGCCTGTATTACCAGTCGCGCTGGAGCTGGCTAAACAAGGTTATGCACCCGGTGCCGCGGCGCGTAACTGGAATAGTTATGGTCACGATGTTGTTCTGCCGGAGGGTATGGCGGACTGGCAGAAAAACCTGCTATGTGATCCGCAAACCAGCGGTGGCCTGCTGGTGACGTGTGCACCCGATGCAGTCGACGGGGTACTGGCGGTATTCAAGCAGCAAGGTTTTGACTACGCCTGCGTGATTGGCAAGCTGGCAGATGGTGAGGCCAAAGTCACCGTGCGTTAA
- a CDS encoding pyruvate kinase: MLPEQTDANEIKTLARQLSTLLDTTLASQSELLAKWQPHLHNPHYQPSAANLAAYISLRRHDLRQLQSRLSRIGLSSLGRCEGHVIATLDAVTYALAMMDSATTLACPLLDINRAMTRDQMLLRHNTAQLFANTQNKHGTLMMVTLPGEAASDYDVVREMLESGMDCARINCSHDDADAWQQMVTHIRQATQETGRNCLVMFDLSGPKLRTGTMAAGPAILHIKIKRDDMGNLLRPTQIILDGSGNPGCPATGDKSGLIAPARLSVAPKWLQKLKPGDRIKFHDVRKRKREFVVMEQISNMEVMVSCKEGAYIPPGTVLEHVNAKHQHARVVTGVFNAPPQRIHVMQNDVLLLTREQLPGQVEQRDKAGNIITPPRISCTEPEVFSFLQPGHSVWIDDGRIGCLTEHIDTEGAWLRITQVRPSGEHIGAEKGLNFPDSQLKLPALTAKDLRDLDVAVQYADIIGLSFVQHAADLDLLHTALAQRNAAHLGIIAKIETREAVKNLPDIIIRGAGRGAFGIMIARGDLAVEIGYERLAEIQEEMLWLCEAAHIPVVWATQVLESLVKLNLPSRAEITDAAMSGRAECVMLNKGPYILHGMSVLRDIIARMQSHQDKKTPQYRALHW; encoded by the coding sequence ATGCTGCCAGAACAAACCGATGCTAACGAAATCAAGACCTTAGCCCGGCAATTATCGACCTTACTCGACACCACGCTTGCCTCCCAATCCGAGTTGTTAGCTAAATGGCAACCTCATCTGCACAATCCGCATTACCAGCCCAGCGCCGCCAATCTCGCTGCTTACATAAGTTTACGGCGGCATGATCTGCGTCAGCTGCAAAGCCGTCTGAGTCGCATCGGCCTGTCATCGCTGGGGCGCTGCGAAGGCCACGTGATTGCAACACTGGATGCCGTTACGTATGCGCTGGCCATGATGGACAGCGCGACGACATTAGCGTGTCCTCTGCTGGATATAAATCGTGCGATGACCCGCGATCAGATGCTGTTACGCCACAACACCGCTCAACTATTTGCCAATACCCAGAACAAACATGGCACGCTGATGATGGTTACCCTGCCGGGCGAGGCGGCGAGTGACTATGATGTCGTGCGCGAAATGCTGGAATCCGGCATGGATTGCGCGCGCATCAATTGTTCGCACGACGATGCCGACGCATGGCAGCAGATGGTGACCCATATTCGCCAGGCTACGCAGGAAACCGGACGTAACTGTTTAGTGATGTTCGATTTATCCGGCCCTAAATTGCGCACTGGCACGATGGCTGCCGGCCCGGCAATCCTGCACATCAAAATCAAGCGCGATGACATGGGCAACCTGCTGCGTCCCACTCAAATCATCCTTGATGGCTCAGGCAACCCCGGCTGCCCGGCCACCGGCGACAAATCCGGGTTGATAGCCCCTGCACGATTAAGTGTTGCACCTAAATGGCTGCAAAAACTTAAACCAGGCGACCGCATCAAGTTTCATGATGTACGCAAGCGCAAGCGTGAATTTGTCGTCATGGAGCAGATCTCCAATATGGAAGTCATGGTCAGTTGCAAAGAGGGTGCCTACATCCCCCCGGGCACTGTACTCGAGCATGTCAATGCCAAACACCAGCACGCCAGAGTTGTCACCGGAGTCTTTAACGCACCCCCGCAACGCATCCATGTCATGCAAAATGACGTGCTGCTGCTGACCCGCGAGCAATTGCCGGGACAAGTTGAGCAACGTGACAAAGCAGGCAATATCATTACCCCGCCGCGCATTTCCTGCACCGAACCCGAAGTATTTTCCTTTCTCCAGCCTGGCCACAGCGTGTGGATAGATGATGGCCGCATCGGTTGCCTGACCGAGCATATCGACACCGAAGGCGCCTGGCTGCGCATCACTCAGGTGCGACCCAGCGGCGAGCACATCGGTGCAGAAAAAGGCCTTAATTTCCCCGACAGCCAGCTCAAGTTACCTGCGCTCACAGCAAAAGACCTGCGTGATCTCGATGTCGCCGTGCAGTACGCCGACATCATCGGCTTATCCTTTGTTCAGCACGCCGCTGATCTGGACTTGCTGCACACGGCACTGGCGCAACGCAATGCCGCTCACCTTGGCATCATCGCCAAAATCGAAACGCGCGAGGCCGTTAAAAATCTGCCCGACATCATCATCCGTGGTGCGGGTCGGGGCGCATTCGGCATCATGATCGCCCGCGGTGATCTGGCTGTAGAAATCGGCTACGAACGATTGGCGGAAATACAGGAAGAAATGCTGTGGCTATGCGAAGCGGCACACATTCCGGTGGTGTGGGCAACACAGGTACTGGAAAGTTTGGTGAAACTGAACCTGCCATCCCGTGCCGAAATTACCGATGCCGCCATGTCCGGTCGCGCCGAATGCGTGATGCTCAACAAAGGCCCGTACATCCTGCATGGCATGTCCGTATTGCGTGACATCATCGCTCGCATGCAATCGCATCAAGACAAAAAAACGCCGCAGTATCGAGCGTTGCATTGGTAG
- a CDS encoding PhnD/SsuA/transferrin family substrate-binding protein — protein MNRRFFLQALTATTVLANHSASALLLSGSGDMIMAIFPGTAAADIDSRTFTDLTHPMTSAIAAKTSKKVYAESYRSFPLIENVIDNNHADVLFVPPTLAVHAMQHGYEPVVRVKEFLSGVMVKRKGETVKRIAMTSSDSWPGLMGRQVVAEHKLGPASMIETVKNQEAITYLLDRGVVQAGAFITVHANRLIATGKYEAWYPLTSTPGFTVLVHNKLAAKYGSAITQTMLSLPAPAIDGLQTLIPSAIKQFVPCSKQDYAALAKALEAALPA, from the coding sequence ATGAATAGACGATTTTTCCTGCAAGCCTTAACGGCTACGACAGTGCTTGCCAACCATTCAGCCAGTGCCTTGCTGTTGTCAGGTTCCGGGGACATGATCATGGCGATTTTCCCAGGCACTGCTGCTGCAGATATTGATTCGAGAACATTTACCGACCTGACCCACCCCATGACCTCCGCTATTGCCGCTAAAACCAGCAAAAAGGTCTATGCGGAGTCTTATCGCAGTTTCCCGTTGATAGAAAACGTAATCGATAACAACCATGCAGATGTGTTGTTTGTGCCACCGACATTGGCCGTTCATGCGATGCAGCACGGTTATGAACCTGTAGTGCGTGTAAAGGAGTTTTTATCCGGTGTTATGGTCAAGCGTAAAGGTGAAACCGTAAAACGTATTGCCATGACATCGTCTGATTCCTGGCCTGGTTTGATGGGGCGTCAAGTAGTTGCCGAACATAAACTTGGCCCGGCTTCAATGATAGAAACCGTTAAAAACCAGGAGGCTATTACTTATCTGCTGGATCGGGGTGTGGTGCAGGCGGGGGCTTTTATCACCGTGCACGCCAATCGTTTGATAGCCACAGGCAAGTATGAAGCCTGGTATCCGTTGACCAGCACGCCGGGTTTCACGGTGTTGGTGCATAACAAGCTGGCAGCGAAATATGGGAGTGCAATTACACAAACCATGCTGTCATTGCCGGCACCGGCAATTGATGGATTGCAGACGTTGATCCCATCAGCAATTAAGCAGTTTGTGCCATGTTCCAAACAGGATTATGCTGCTCTGGCTAAAGCGCTTGAGGCTGCTTTGCCGGCCTGA
- a CDS encoding TolC family protein: MRSAWLLIILLGLGGMVEAAPLTLADALAAADQAHPDVAMAEADVASAKADVTAAGARQDLTVTVEGVLRQGRPTAGSPDWRADNSGRVVARKNLYDFSRTSSTVDAAEAELAAREQALISSRDQHRLEVMARYFDVLIADQQYAADNEFMAVVYVSFDNARDRMELGQLSRPDLAVLEAKYQDIREKRNASLARQRLARSALANAMYRPGELASDLVDPALAENDLKLPDYETLLPVVLAHNPTWLAQQQLLTASQKRLDSLRHENSPTLDAEVEAGQYSRDALTRNSVSGGLIMTWPIYQGRRVDARIAREQAQFAKLQATTEGLKLSLSQALLQTMLEIDQLRNSARPAAKQQITYRDIALDRSRAEYELELKTNLGDSMAQTMTAQQRARGVEYRLALAIARLAALTGEPANALSQLTAAKQ; the protein is encoded by the coding sequence ATGCGTAGCGCCTGGTTGTTAATTATCCTGCTCGGTCTGGGAGGAATGGTCGAGGCCGCACCGTTGACACTGGCTGATGCGCTGGCAGCTGCCGATCAGGCGCATCCTGATGTGGCAATGGCCGAGGCCGACGTTGCCAGTGCAAAAGCGGATGTGACTGCAGCCGGTGCGCGTCAGGATCTGACCGTCACGGTTGAAGGCGTGCTGCGTCAAGGCCGGCCAACCGCCGGCAGCCCGGATTGGCGTGCGGATAACAGTGGTCGCGTGGTGGCGCGTAAAAACCTGTATGACTTTTCCCGTACCAGCAGCACGGTTGATGCTGCCGAAGCGGAACTTGCTGCGCGTGAGCAAGCCCTGATCAGTAGTCGCGATCAGCATCGGCTGGAGGTAATGGCACGCTATTTTGATGTGCTCATTGCTGACCAGCAGTACGCGGCCGATAATGAATTCATGGCAGTGGTGTATGTGAGTTTTGATAATGCCCGCGACCGTATGGAATTAGGGCAACTCTCGCGTCCTGATCTGGCCGTGCTGGAAGCGAAATATCAGGATATCCGCGAAAAACGCAATGCCAGCCTTGCCCGGCAGCGGCTAGCGCGCAGTGCGCTGGCCAATGCGATGTATCGCCCCGGCGAACTGGCTTCCGATCTGGTTGATCCAGCACTCGCAGAAAATGATCTTAAGCTCCCTGATTATGAAACCTTGCTACCCGTCGTTCTGGCGCATAACCCCACCTGGCTAGCACAACAACAGTTACTGACGGCATCGCAGAAACGGCTCGACAGCTTACGGCATGAAAATTCCCCAACACTGGATGCCGAGGTGGAAGCGGGTCAGTACAGTCGTGATGCGTTAACGCGCAATAGCGTCAGCGGCGGCCTGATCATGACCTGGCCGATCTATCAGGGTAGACGGGTCGACGCCCGCATTGCACGTGAGCAGGCGCAATTCGCCAAACTCCAGGCCACCACAGAAGGTCTGAAATTGAGTTTGTCACAAGCCTTGTTGCAAACCATGCTGGAAATCGACCAGCTCCGTAACAGTGCCCGTCCGGCAGCCAAACAGCAAATCACTTACCGTGACATTGCGCTGGATCGCAGTCGTGCCGAATATGAACTGGAGCTGAAAACCAATCTGGGTGACAGCATGGCGCAGACCATGACCGCGCAACAACGAGCACGCGGCGTGGAATACCGGCTGGCGCTGGCTATTGCCAGGCTGGCTGCGCTGACTGGCGAACCGGCTAATGCATTAAGCCAGCTTACTGCGGCAAAGCAGTGA
- a CDS encoding thioredoxin family protein → MLRVLGIALLLWTTTAFAEMRDVQNYFFQPKLGDFKAELDTARQSGKSGVLLMFVMEDCPFCARMESNILSQSEVQDYYRKHFLIFEMDVKGGTPMTDFKGVNTTEKDFALKLRARATPTFIFFDNQGEPVTRFIGPTKDAAEFLLLGRYVVEGAYKTQPFSAYKASIK, encoded by the coding sequence ATGCTACGTGTATTGGGAATAGCATTATTGCTGTGGACGACTACCGCATTTGCAGAGATGCGGGATGTGCAGAACTATTTCTTTCAGCCCAAGCTAGGCGATTTTAAAGCTGAACTGGATACGGCACGGCAATCTGGAAAATCCGGCGTATTGCTGATGTTTGTGATGGAAGACTGCCCGTTTTGCGCGCGCATGGAGTCCAATATTCTTAGCCAGTCTGAAGTGCAGGATTATTATCGCAAGCATTTTCTGATCTTTGAGATGGACGTCAAGGGCGGCACTCCGATGACCGATTTCAAAGGGGTAAACACCACAGAAAAGGATTTTGCCCTGAAACTGCGGGCGCGTGCCACACCGACTTTTATCTTCTTCGATAATCAGGGTGAACCGGTGACGCGCTTTATCGGGCCGACCAAAGACGCTGCGGAGTTTTTATTGCTCGGCCGTTATGTGGTCGAGGGTGCGTATAAAACGCAGCCATTTTCCGCTTATAAAGCCAGTATCAAATAA
- the mnmH gene encoding tRNA 2-selenouridine(34) synthase MnmH, whose protein sequence is MRKSTPITVAQLTEFDEIIDVRTPAEFAEDHIPGAVNYPVLSDEERVIVGTLYKQVSDFEAKKVGAALIARNIANHLEAHFADKPKSWRPLIYCWRGGNRSGAMAHILNQVGWRAGKLDGGYKAYRRTVLDELEVLPAKFQLIVVCGLTGSGKSRLLQALHAEGAQVLDLEQLAAHRGSILGNLPETAQPAQKMFDSLIWWQLRQFDPTRPVYVEAESKKVGKLRVPEAFIQAMWQEPKCLRMEISSLNRVELLKSEYEHYLLDPDSLNKKLEFLTRTYGHEQIGKWQALVSAGKWDELVLALLEKHYDPAYTKSITHHYPDYDNAAKIDVTDISESGMLTLARNILKQH, encoded by the coding sequence TTGAGAAAAAGCACCCCCATTACCGTAGCACAGTTGACCGAGTTTGACGAGATTATCGACGTACGCACGCCCGCCGAATTTGCGGAAGATCATATTCCCGGCGCGGTCAATTACCCTGTGCTCAGCGACGAAGAACGCGTCATCGTCGGCACGCTGTACAAACAGGTCTCCGACTTTGAAGCCAAAAAAGTGGGCGCGGCGCTGATTGCCCGCAACATTGCCAACCATCTTGAAGCTCACTTCGCTGACAAGCCAAAATCCTGGCGCCCACTGATTTACTGCTGGCGCGGCGGCAATCGCAGCGGAGCCATGGCGCATATCCTCAATCAGGTAGGCTGGCGCGCCGGCAAACTGGATGGCGGCTACAAAGCCTACCGGCGCACGGTACTGGATGAACTGGAAGTACTGCCCGCGAAATTTCAGCTTATCGTGGTGTGCGGATTGACCGGCTCCGGCAAGAGCCGGCTGCTGCAGGCCCTGCACGCCGAGGGCGCGCAAGTCCTGGATCTGGAACAACTGGCAGCACACCGCGGTTCCATCCTCGGCAATCTGCCCGAAACTGCCCAGCCCGCGCAAAAGATGTTCGACAGCCTGATCTGGTGGCAATTGCGTCAGTTCGATCCGACCCGGCCGGTATACGTCGAAGCTGAAAGCAAGAAAGTTGGCAAATTGCGTGTGCCGGAAGCATTTATTCAGGCTATGTGGCAAGAGCCGAAATGCCTGCGCATGGAAATCAGCAGTCTGAATCGCGTCGAACTGCTGAAATCAGAATATGAGCACTATTTACTCGATCCGGACAGCCTGAACAAAAAGCTGGAATTTCTCACGCGCACCTATGGCCACGAACAGATCGGCAAATGGCAGGCACTGGTCAGCGCCGGAAAATGGGATGAGTTAGTGCTGGCGCTGCTGGAAAAACATTACGACCCGGCCTATACCAAATCCATTACGCATCATTACCCGGATTACGACAACGCTGCCAAAATTGATGTGACGGACATCAGTGAGTCCGGCATGCTCACACTCGCCCGGAATATCCTCAAACAACACTAA
- a CDS encoding TlpA disulfide reductase family protein encodes MLKRVLVVIAFSFMATSAWAFSFTDTKGHTQSLDAYKGKWVLVNFWATWCPPCLEEIPDLISLHDKYSKTKLVVIGIAMDYRDPKQVTEFADSMFISYPIVLGNAKIASQIGQVQGLPTTYLYNPEGKIVAYQVGALTKAAVESYINGKKPAKK; translated from the coding sequence ATGTTAAAACGAGTATTGGTTGTTATCGCCTTTTCATTCATGGCTACGTCGGCATGGGCTTTCAGTTTTACGGATACCAAGGGCCATACGCAAAGTCTGGATGCATATAAGGGTAAATGGGTGCTGGTGAATTTCTGGGCAACCTGGTGTCCGCCGTGCCTGGAAGAAATTCCGGACTTAATCTCGCTACACGACAAGTACAGCAAGACCAAACTGGTGGTGATAGGCATCGCCATGGACTACCGTGATCCGAAACAGGTGACCGAGTTTGCCGATAGTATGTTTATCAGCTATCCGATTGTGCTGGGTAACGCTAAGATAGCGTCACAGATAGGTCAGGTGCAAGGATTGCCTACAACCTATTTGTATAATCCGGAAGGCAAGATCGTGGCTTATCAGGTTGGTGCATTGACCAAGGCCGCAGTAGAGAGTTATATCAACGGTAAAAAACCGGCCAAAAAGTAG